GTAGCGATGGCGCCTGCCACATCGCCGTCCATGATGAGGCGCACCTTGGCGCCAGCCTCGCGGATTTCCTGGATGAGCTTTTCGTGGCGCGGGCGGTCCAAAACCACCACGGTGACATCCGCGGTGCGCAGGCCCTTCGCCTTGGCCACGGACTCGATATTCCACTGCACGGACTGGTTGATATCGATGGAACCGACGGCTTCTGGGCCCACGGCGATCTTTTCCATGTAGAAGACCGCGGACGGGTCATACATGGTGCCGCGCTCAGCGGCGGCGATCACGGAAATGGCATTGGGGCGGCCCTCAGCCATCAACCGCGTGCCGTCCACGGGATCCACGGCGATGTCCATCGCCGCACCCTCACCGGTGCCGACCTCTTCGCCGTTGAAGAGCATCGGGGCCTCATCCTTTTCGCCCTCACCAATGACGACGACACCCTTCATCGCCACGGAGTTAATCAGCTTGCGCATGGCATCGACTGCCGCGCCATCGCCCTCATTCTTCATGCCACGACCAACCCAGCGGCCAGAGGCCAAGGCGGCGGCTTCGGTCACGCGCACCAGCTCCATGGCCAAGTTACGGTCGGGCAAATAAGAAGTGTTTTCGGACATGTGTAGTGGTTGCCTTCCATGTGTTCTCACTGTGGGGGTAATTCCCACGCGCTTAGTGTTCTACTTTTCCTATTCTGGCACTTTTTGGCGCCAATAGGTCCGATTTGGGGCCCCTTTTGTGGGGATTTTCCTTGTTATTGGCGGCATTAACGGCGCGAATGTGCGCACGCGGGAGGCATGTGGCACTTTCACGGCGGCTCATGCGATACTAAGGCGCGTGGCAGCAGAACAAAGACCGAAGATTTTCGAAGGCGCTCGCGACATCATTTTGTCCCTATCCGTAGTGGTCGTCATGATGTTGCTCGTGGTGGGCGCGACCGGGCTCTGCTCGGTCAATCCGGAAACAGCGCAAGGCCCAGTCCAAGAGGTAGACGAGGAGACCTTCCTGGATACGCAGGCCCGCGCCGGTATTGGCGCCATCCGAGATCCCCAGATGCCTGAAGGCTGGCAGGCCAATGCGGCCCGCCGCTCGCAGCTAGGCGGCGAGACAGCCACCGTCGTCAGCTGGCTGACTGCGGACGGAAACTACGTGGAATCCACCCAAACGCAGGTTTCTGCAGAAGACGCGGGCGAAAAATACGATGCGAACTACCGCGGGC
The window above is part of the Corynebacterium accolens genome. Proteins encoded here:
- the glpX gene encoding class II fructose-bisphosphatase, coding for MSENTSYLPDRNLAMELVRVTEAAALASGRWVGRGMKNEGDGAAVDAMRKLINSVAMKGVVVIGEGEKDEAPMLFNGEEVGTGEGAAMDIAVDPVDGTRLMAEGRPNAISVIAAAERGTMYDPSAVFYMEKIAVGPEAVGSIDINQSVQWNIESVAKAKGLRTADVTVVVLDRPRHEKLIQEIREAGAKVRLIMDGDVAGAIATCQDSNSIDMMMGIGGTPEGIITACAMRCMGGEIQGKLWPKDEAEAEKARAAGHDLDKVLGTNDLVSSKNCYFAATGVTNGDMLRGVSYRNNGASTRSLVMRSKSGTIRYVDSFHKLAKLQEYSVVDYSDPTKN
- a CDS encoding DUF4245 domain-containing protein, with protein sequence MAAEQRPKIFEGARDIILSLSVVVVMMLLVVGATGLCSVNPETAQGPVQEVDEETFLDTQARAGIGAIRDPQMPEGWQANAARRSQLGGETATVVSWLTADGNYVESTQTQVSAEDAGEKYDANYRGLNSTREVAGHQVRVLASDDDSVRRLWIVDLGDARLIISGAAPDEEFAAATEAFIKAKPISGK